A DNA window from Calliphora vicina chromosome 1, idCalVici1.1, whole genome shotgun sequence contains the following coding sequences:
- the LOC135949032 gene encoding synaptic vesicle glycoprotein 2B-like isoform X2, whose translation MSKALKSDTTTSNEPSSSANSSGSVSDFETAIAACGFGCFNICLLIVTMSPLISAIFSTSSLSFILPTAECDLQLSLMHKGVLNAMCFAGMIVSAIPWGYIADTMGRKMVLVYALLFDGIIVVCTGISQTVNQLLIFKFFDGFFVCGPFAVVMSYVSEFHGLQHRGRIMMGIGMIKAAATIILPIIACGILPNHFSIQLGSFIKLHTWHVFILITAIVPLLGGFLNSFFPESPKFLMSQGRNDEALECLRMIFAINHRRPKTEYPITNLLDEDPEKTELHTRRNSKEYKKTHKTMAHKRQQAKEQFFEGLRQLRPMCSSPYLKQSLQVYSMLFCILLGLNSIRLWLPQIFVTMVEFKEKNMASSSMCTVLQYNYNKTIILASGQQVVNCDLHINASSYSDNIVVAVISFFCFLLVTIVVNKLGNNNVLKIALCLAFLSGVTMYFSNSHLMTLILASAFVSSASVSATTVISVSVNLFPTNMRTMVIIMVMTFGRCGSLLGNILFPYFISMGCIPPFLLIGGVMTVSFVLSLFLPNTHKIALK comes from the exons ATGTCCAAAG CTCTCAAGTCTGACACAACCACCAGCAATGAGCCGTCAAGTAGCGCCAATTCAAGTGGCAGTGTCAGTGATTTTGAAACTGCCATAGCGGCTTGTGGTTTTGGCTGTTTCAATATTTGTCTTTTAATTGTCACAATGTCACCTTTGATTTCGGCCATATTCTCCACATCATCGTTGTCCTTTATACTGCCAACGGCTGAATGTGATTTGCAATTAAGTCTGATGCACAAAGGTGTTTTAAATGCAATGTGTTTCGCGG GCATGATTGTTTCAGCCATACCCTGGGGCTACATAGCCGACACCATGGGTCGCAAAATGGTATTAGTGTATGCTCTACTCTTTGATGGCATAATTGTCGTTTGCACTGGCATCAGTCAAACTGTGAatcaattattgatttttaaatttttcgatggCTTTTT CGTTTGTGGGCCCTTTGCTGTGGTCATGTCGTATGTTTCCGAATTTCATGGTCTACAACATAGAGGACGCATCATGATGGGCATTGGTATGATTAAGGCAGCTGCTACTATTATATTGCCCATTATAGCTTGTGGTATACTGCCTAATCATTTCTCTATACAACTGGGAAGTTTTATAAAGT TGCATACTTGGCATGTTTTCATACTTATAACCGCTATAGTACCATTACTTGGTGGTTTCCTAAATTCATTTTTCCCCGAAAGTCCCAAATTTCTCATGTCTCAGGGCCGTAATGATGAGGCATTGGAGTGTTTACGCATGATTTTTGCTATAAATCATAGGAGACCAAAGACTGAGTATCCG ATAACAAACTTGCTCGATGAAGATCCCGAAAAAACTGAACTTCACACCAGACGCAATAGTAAGGAATACAAAAAAACCCATAAAACAATGGCTCATAAACGCCAGCAGGCCAAAGAACAGTTTTTTGAAGGTCTGCGGCAATTGCGGCCCATGTGTTCCAGTCCCTATCTAAAGCAATCGTTACAAGTATATTCCATGTtattttgcatacttttagg ACTTAATTCCATACGTTTATGGCTGCCACAAATCTTTGTTACCATGGTGGAATTTAAAGAGAAAAATATGGCCTCCAGCAGCATGTGCACAGTATTGCAATATAAttacaataaaacaataatattagCATCTGGTCAACAAGTGGTTAATTGTGATTTG CACATTAATGCCAGCTCGTATAGTGACAATATTGTGGTGGCGGTTATATCCTTCTTTTGCTTTTTATTAGTCACTATAGTGGTTAATAAACTGGGcaataataatgttttaa AAATAGCTTTATGCTTGGCCTTTCTTTCAGGTGTAACAATGTACTTTTCCAATTCCCATTTAATGACTTTAATTTTGGCCTCTGCGTTTGTTAGCTCTGCTAGTGTCTCGGCCACCACAGTTATTAGTGTTTCGGTGAATTTATTTCCCACAAATATGag AACAATGGTGATAATAATGGTGATGACATTTGGTCGCTGTGGCTCTCTATTGGGCAATATATTATTTCCCTATTTTATATCTATGGGTTGTATACCACCATTTCTACTAATTGGAGGAGTTATGACAg TCTCATTTGTGTTATCTCTGTTCCTACCGAATACCCACAAAATCGCTTTGAAATGA
- the LOC135949032 gene encoding synaptic vesicle glycoprotein 2B-like isoform X1 gives MSKALKSDTTTSNEPSSSANSSGSVSDFETAIAACGFGCFNICLLIVTMSPLISAIFSTSSLSFILPTAECDLQLSLMHKGVLNAMCFAGMIVSAIPWGYIADTMGRKMVLVYALLFDGIIVVCTGISQTVNQLLIFKFFDGFFVCGPFAVVMSYVSEFHGLQHRGRIMMGIGMIKAAATIILPIIACGILPNHFSIQLGSFIKLHTWHVFILITAIVPLLGGFLNSFFPESPKFLMSQGRNDEALECLRMIFAINHRRPKTEYPITNLLDEDPEKTELHTRRNSKEYKKTHKTMAHKRQQAKEQFFEGLRQLRPMCSSPYLKQSLQVYSMLFCILLGLNSIRLWLPQIFVTMVEFKEKNMASSSMCTVLQYNYNKTIILASGQQVVNCDLQHINASSYSDNIVVAVISFFCFLLVTIVVNKLGNNNVLKIALCLAFLSGVTMYFSNSHLMTLILASAFVSSASVSATTVISVSVNLFPTNMRTMVIIMVMTFGRCGSLLGNILFPYFISMGCIPPFLLIGGVMTVSFVLSLFLPNTHKIALK, from the exons ATGTCCAAAG CTCTCAAGTCTGACACAACCACCAGCAATGAGCCGTCAAGTAGCGCCAATTCAAGTGGCAGTGTCAGTGATTTTGAAACTGCCATAGCGGCTTGTGGTTTTGGCTGTTTCAATATTTGTCTTTTAATTGTCACAATGTCACCTTTGATTTCGGCCATATTCTCCACATCATCGTTGTCCTTTATACTGCCAACGGCTGAATGTGATTTGCAATTAAGTCTGATGCACAAAGGTGTTTTAAATGCAATGTGTTTCGCGG GCATGATTGTTTCAGCCATACCCTGGGGCTACATAGCCGACACCATGGGTCGCAAAATGGTATTAGTGTATGCTCTACTCTTTGATGGCATAATTGTCGTTTGCACTGGCATCAGTCAAACTGTGAatcaattattgatttttaaatttttcgatggCTTTTT CGTTTGTGGGCCCTTTGCTGTGGTCATGTCGTATGTTTCCGAATTTCATGGTCTACAACATAGAGGACGCATCATGATGGGCATTGGTATGATTAAGGCAGCTGCTACTATTATATTGCCCATTATAGCTTGTGGTATACTGCCTAATCATTTCTCTATACAACTGGGAAGTTTTATAAAGT TGCATACTTGGCATGTTTTCATACTTATAACCGCTATAGTACCATTACTTGGTGGTTTCCTAAATTCATTTTTCCCCGAAAGTCCCAAATTTCTCATGTCTCAGGGCCGTAATGATGAGGCATTGGAGTGTTTACGCATGATTTTTGCTATAAATCATAGGAGACCAAAGACTGAGTATCCG ATAACAAACTTGCTCGATGAAGATCCCGAAAAAACTGAACTTCACACCAGACGCAATAGTAAGGAATACAAAAAAACCCATAAAACAATGGCTCATAAACGCCAGCAGGCCAAAGAACAGTTTTTTGAAGGTCTGCGGCAATTGCGGCCCATGTGTTCCAGTCCCTATCTAAAGCAATCGTTACAAGTATATTCCATGTtattttgcatacttttagg ACTTAATTCCATACGTTTATGGCTGCCACAAATCTTTGTTACCATGGTGGAATTTAAAGAGAAAAATATGGCCTCCAGCAGCATGTGCACAGTATTGCAATATAAttacaataaaacaataatattagCATCTGGTCAACAAGTGGTTAATTGTGATTTG CAGCACATTAATGCCAGCTCGTATAGTGACAATATTGTGGTGGCGGTTATATCCTTCTTTTGCTTTTTATTAGTCACTATAGTGGTTAATAAACTGGGcaataataatgttttaa AAATAGCTTTATGCTTGGCCTTTCTTTCAGGTGTAACAATGTACTTTTCCAATTCCCATTTAATGACTTTAATTTTGGCCTCTGCGTTTGTTAGCTCTGCTAGTGTCTCGGCCACCACAGTTATTAGTGTTTCGGTGAATTTATTTCCCACAAATATGag AACAATGGTGATAATAATGGTGATGACATTTGGTCGCTGTGGCTCTCTATTGGGCAATATATTATTTCCCTATTTTATATCTATGGGTTGTATACCACCATTTCTACTAATTGGAGGAGTTATGACAg TCTCATTTGTGTTATCTCTGTTCCTACCGAATACCCACAAAATCGCTTTGAAATGA